GCAATAATGGAGGCGGTTTGCATTGCCTTCAGGCCGCCGGCGTAAAGCAGCACCCCGGCAATGGCCGCGATCATGATGCCCCACAAAATCCGTATTGGCGTTGGCGGCTCCGGGTTACCCAGTGAGTCCAGGGTACAGAGGATCAGGGTGCCGGAGTCGGCCGAGGTAATGAAATAGGTGCCCAGCAGCAAACAGGCCAGCACGCTCAGCAGGCTGCCCATGGCCCCTGCGTCCAGCTCGTCAAACAGGGTGAACAGCGCCAGGGTGGTGTCCTTCTTGGTGGCTTCCAGAATGGGGCCGCCGGCAAAGGGTTCCTGGGCCGGCTCACCGGCTTCGGCCAGGGCTACCGCCTGTTGCTCATAGGCCACCCGGGCTTCCTGCTCAATCTTGAGCGCCGAGCCACCAAAGGCGGCCATCCACAGAAAGGTCATCAGGGTGGGCACGATCAGGGCGCCGCCAATCAGCTCGCGAATGGTGCGGCCCTTGGAAATGCGTGCCACAAACATGCCTACAAAGGGGGCCCAGGTCATCCACCAGGGCCAGTAGTAGGCGGTCCACCAGTTCTGCCAGCCGGAGTCATTCTGGGCGTCGCTCCAGAAGCTCATGCCCACCACCTGGCTGCTGTAGTCGCCCACGCCTTCCAGGAAGGAGTGCAGAATATAGCGGGTAGGGCCGATGTAGAGCACCACCAGCACCATGAGCACCGACAGCACCATGTTCCACTCCGACAGCCGGCGAATGCCCCGGCCCACCCCCGACAGCACCGAGGCCACGGCACAGGTGCACAGCACCACGATGATCAGCAGCTGCACGCCAAAGCCGATGCTGGTGCCAAACACCTGATTCAGGCCGGAGTTAATCTGAATAACCCCCATGCCTAAGGTTTGGGAAATGCCAAAGGCGGTGATGGCCACGGTAAGAATGTCGACCGCGTGGCCGATGGGGCCATAAATGCGATCCCCGATCAGCGGGTAAAGAATGGAGCGCAGGGTCAGCGGCAGGCCCTTGCGGTAAGAGAAATAGGTCAGCGCCAGGGCCACGATCAGAAAGATCGACCAAGGGTGCAGGCCCCAGTGAAAGAAGGTGAGCCACATCGACACGCGGGCCGACTCGTTGGTGAGCCCTTCCGAAAAGGGGTTGCTGGCATAGTGCCACATGGGCTCGGCCACCGACCAGAACACCAGGCCAATGCCCATGCTGCCCGAGAACAGCATGGCAATCCACGACAGGTAGCTGAACTCGGGCTTTTCATCGTCCTTGCCCAGGCGAATGTGGCCGAAGCGGCTGATCATCAGATACAGCAACAGGCCGGTGACCAGGCTGACCACCAGCAGGTAAAACCATTTCATGTTTTGTAACAGGGCGCCCGACACGGTTTCAAAATACTGACCGGCCTGGTTGGCCATGATGGCACAAAACAGTACAAAGCCGATAACCAGCACCTTGGAGGCGATGGTCACCGTTGGATTGAGTCCCTTCAGGATCCCGGATGTAGCACGCATAACTCCTCCCTCTGCGTAATACGCTTATTGGTTAATCAGTTGTTAACGGCGTGAGGTTAGGGATAGCGCAACGCGCACTCAAGTTATTTTTTCTCATCCACGAGTGATAACAGCTCATGCGGCAGCCATGACGGGGCTGCCACAAAATCAATGGTTACATTTGAATCACATTTTTTATGGATGACAAAAGCTCATCCACACCCGGCTAAAAAGTCGTTTGTTTGTTGCCACCTTGTTAACCAAAATCCACCCCATCGGCACTCACTGAGGGCCAACAACAAGGAACCACGCAGAACACTGCGTTACTGTGGAGAAAGCAACATGAGCAACGTCAGCCAGAACATTATTCCTGTGCAGCAGGTAGACAGCGTACTGAACCCGATTGTGGAAGCCAGTGGCATGCCCAACACCGCCTATATCAGCCAGGAATATTTCGCCTTTGAGCGTGACAAGGTCATTGGCAAAACCTGGGCCTGCATCGGCTTTGCGTCCGACCTTATCAAGAACGGCTACGTCATGCCGGTCAGCTTTATGAACCTGCCGCTGCTGATGATGCGTAACAAAGACGGCGAAGTGCAGGTATTCCACAACGTTTGCAGCCACCGCGGCATGCAGCTGGTGCAGGAAGCCGGCGAAGTGCAGGGCATGATCCGCTGCCCCTACCACTCCTGGACCTATGATCTGAACGGCAACCTCAAGGGCACCCCGCACATTGGCGGCATTGCCAAGCACAAGGACGACCGTTTCAAGTGCGAAAAGCACGGCCTCAAGCCGCTGCGCTCCGCCATCTGGATGGACATGGTATTTGTTAACCTGTCCGGCGACGCCCCTTCCTTTGAAGAGCATATCGCCCCGCTGGAAGCCCGCTGGAGCGAGTTCCTGGGCAACGACGGCCTCGGCCTGCTGCGCCGGGCCAACATGGGCGGCCACCTGGAAATTGAAGTGGCGAGCAACTGGAAGCTGACCGTGGAAAACTACTGCGAAGCCTACCATCTGCCCTGGGTGCACCCGGCCCTGAACACCTATTCCAAGCTGGAAGATCACTACAACATCATGTTTGAAGAGCGCTTTGCGGGCCAGGGCAGCTACAAGTATGACCTGTCCGGCACCGCCGGCACTCACCTGCCCATGTTCCCGAGCTGGCCCCAGGACAAGCAGCGCCATGCCGAATATATTGCGCTGTTCCCCAACGTGCTGCTGGGCATTCAGGCGGACCATGCCTTTGCCATGATGATCGACCCCATTCACGCGGAAAAAACCATCGAGCGGCTGCGCCTCTACTACGTGGGCGACGAAGCCACCCGTGACGAATACGCCGCCTGCCGCACCGCCACCCTGGAATCCTGGCGCGTGGTGTTTGGCGAAGACATCGGCGCCGTGGAAGGCATGCAAAAAGGCCGTCACTCCCCCGGTTTTGGCGGTGGTGTGTTCTCGCCCGAGATGGATCTGCCCACCCATTTCTTCCAGAAATGGCTCGCCACCCAGACCAAAGCCGCCCTGGAGGACTGAACAATGCAACATTACCTGAACTACATCGACGGCCAGTGGCTGAACGCCGACCGCCAGATCACCGTGATGAACCCGGGCACCGGCGAGCCCTATGCCACCATCGCCCAGGCCGGCATTGAAGACGCCGACCAGGCCATGGCCGCCGCCCGCCGCTGCGTGAACAGCGGCGCCCTGAGCGACGTGCGTCCGGCCCAGCGCACCACCTGGATGCTGAAGGCCGCCGAGGCCATTCGCGCCATCGCCGACGAAGGCGCCCTGGTGGCCTGCCGGGAAAACGGCAAGAGCCTGAACGACGCCCGCGACGAATTCATCGAGGCAGCCCGTTACTTTGAATATTACGCCGGCATGGCCGACAAGATTGAGGGCATCTCGGTGCCCTTGGGCAAGGACTATGTGGACTTCACCCAGTACGTGCCCTTTGGCGTGTCGGTGCAGATTGTGCCCTGGAACTTTCCGGTGTCCATCTGCGCCCGTTCCCTGGCGCCAGCACTGGCCGCCGGCAACGCCGTGGTGATCAAGTCACCGGAAATCTCGCCCCTGGCCATGACCCTGCTGGTCAAGGCGGTGGAACAGGCCGGTTTCCCCCAAGGTGCGGTCAACCTGCTGTGCGGCAAGGGCTCCGAGGTGGGCAGCCACCTGGTGCAGCACGCCGACACCAACCAGA
The Oceanimonas doudoroffii DNA segment above includes these coding regions:
- a CDS encoding aromatic ring-hydroxylating oxygenase subunit alpha, with translation MSNVSQNIIPVQQVDSVLNPIVEASGMPNTAYISQEYFAFERDKVIGKTWACIGFASDLIKNGYVMPVSFMNLPLLMMRNKDGEVQVFHNVCSHRGMQLVQEAGEVQGMIRCPYHSWTYDLNGNLKGTPHIGGIAKHKDDRFKCEKHGLKPLRSAIWMDMVFVNLSGDAPSFEEHIAPLEARWSEFLGNDGLGLLRRANMGGHLEIEVASNWKLTVENYCEAYHLPWVHPALNTYSKLEDHYNIMFEERFAGQGSYKYDLSGTAGTHLPMFPSWPQDKQRHAEYIALFPNVLLGIQADHAFAMMIDPIHAEKTIERLRLYYVGDEATRDEYAACRTATLESWRVVFGEDIGAVEGMQKGRHSPGFGGGVFSPEMDLPTHFFQKWLATQTKAALED
- a CDS encoding BCCT family transporter encodes the protein MRATSGILKGLNPTVTIASKVLVIGFVLFCAIMANQAGQYFETVSGALLQNMKWFYLLVVSLVTGLLLYLMISRFGHIRLGKDDEKPEFSYLSWIAMLFSGSMGIGLVFWSVAEPMWHYASNPFSEGLTNESARVSMWLTFFHWGLHPWSIFLIVALALTYFSYRKGLPLTLRSILYPLIGDRIYGPIGHAVDILTVAITAFGISQTLGMGVIQINSGLNQVFGTSIGFGVQLLIIVVLCTCAVASVLSGVGRGIRRLSEWNMVLSVLMVLVVLYIGPTRYILHSFLEGVGDYSSQVVGMSFWSDAQNDSGWQNWWTAYYWPWWMTWAPFVGMFVARISKGRTIRELIGGALIVPTLMTFLWMAAFGGSALKIEQEARVAYEQQAVALAEAGEPAQEPFAGGPILEATKKDTTLALFTLFDELDAGAMGSLLSVLACLLLGTYFITSADSGTLILCTLDSLGNPEPPTPIRILWGIMIAAIAGVLLYAGGLKAMQTASIIAGFPISIFIAVMSLTLLHSIRREPKPWAMVPDNVRPAPAKLDGSVQPLEEQGTNASPAVNWNNPIVGK